The Gossypium arboreum isolate Shixiya-1 chromosome 6, ASM2569848v2, whole genome shotgun sequence DNA window AAAGTGGCTCAGGTGTCGGCTTCCTCTCTAAAAGCTCAAATGTATAACCATCCGGATCTTCGATAAAAGCAATTATTCTAGTCCCTCCTTTAACAGGTCCAGGGTCCCTTGTAACCTTTCCCCCCTTTGCCTTTGCTAGATCCACTGTTTTCGAAACCTACAAATGATTAGAACACAAAGTTCTCAAGTTCAtaattttgaaatgaaattaaatggaCGACTCGAGACCGACAAAAATACCGAAATTTAGCATGCCTTTTCCCATACGAGCCCTTTGTTGAGTTACAACAGCTTCAAGTTCAATCAAATAACAGAGAACATCTGTAGTTGAACAAAGAACTTACATCGTTTACTGCAACACCAAAATGACCAAATCCATTTCCAATATTATATTTGTCAACTCCATAATCTGTAGAATTATAATACAAAAACAAATGTATATTAGCAGCTATAAGTAATCACAGATGCATAAGCATTTAGACATGGTGAAATCACACACTATAAGTAAGTTCAACAGCAAAATGAGAATCTTCAGGTCCATATCCAAGAAAAGCATTCGAATATTGCTCCTCGGGTATGTCACGCTTCCTTGAGAGCTTCATTCCTAAGCATTCGGTGTAAAACCTGCAAATGATCTTGAATCACCAAAAGAGTATGCATGTACGTCATTCAACATTCCAATCTATGATAAAGCATACTTGATCGTCTTCTCCAAATCGCCAACACGGTAAACAACATGAAGCATTCTTCTACTGTCGTTTTTAACCCAGTTTAATGCATCTTGTTCCTTAATAGCAGTAGCGGTGTTCTCAGATTTACCACTCACGATCGAACCCAAGAATTCCGACTGAGGGATCGCCGAAACTAGCACCAAAACACCATTATTAGCATTAGTGAAATAATCCATTTGTGATGCCATTAGCTTTACAAGGGGTTTAAAGTGAGGGAATTAATCCCTActctaaagaaaaaaaatgaacccAATTGGGTTTTGTCATCtataacaaaagaaaaagagctTGCATCTACAAGAAGACATTAGTGTTGGAAATATcgttaaaataaaaaatgttcatcaagaaaacatgttgaaagcaACTTAAATGTTCACATTGTAACAATGTCAATAACTTCACTACTTCAGCTTTAGTTTTTTTCCCCAGAAAAATGCTAtcataaaaacataaagaaaagtaTGAAAGAGAGAATAAAGGGATTTTAGTTGTACCAGAGCCAAGTTGAAAGAGAGCGAGTCTTCGAGAAGGAAGGTGATTGTAAGAGTTACGAATGTAAGGATGTTTAAGAGAGTTTGATGGGAAAGGAGGCGTTTTCATTGAGAAAACCATGGTGGAACTGGAAACTGATGCAATAGGCAATGTGGCCATTACTTTTGTATTTCTTTGCTTTTTCTTATCCAGTTTTAGTTTTATGTTCCGACCACCCCCGAGTCCCGGGAGCACACACATGATTTGTTTTGTTAtggattaatataattttaagtcCCTGCACTTGGAAATTAGATTCACTTTGGTATCTATGTATTATTTGTTCATTTTGGTCCTTAAACTTGACAATTAAATCCATTTTAGTTCCTCAACTTTGGATTCTATCAAGAGTTTATAATGTGCCACtcacattttttttaaaataattttaatttgtaggtgatgatgtgaattaaatttttatatttgacGAGTTTAGGGATCAAAATAGATTTAGTAGCCAAGTTCAATttaggggtgagcgttcgatcaaatcgaatgaaaaaatttcgagttaatcgagttgacgaatcatattttatcatcctaatttgatttgaaattttcttaaATCAAGTctagtgagatggaattcgaattgaattgaattaaatatatttgttcgagttaaatttttaaaaataattttgggtttttataaCTACTGTCACCCATCGTAATAATATTTGTCCAtcttaatcaaattttttattaacttacatcacctcataatttatttattaatattttatatctgAGTTAGCTTTTTTGCTTACTTAGTTGTTTCAATTGTCTTCAAATttttgtcactatgtattttggaattaaaaagtatattaaatgtaaaatgtgatttttaataaaagttattttaaagataaaatgtgaaattataccaatataacattttaacacaaatattttatgacataattaataattcaatattaatataaatattcaatatgactaaacaattcaataatataaataatataaaatgtgaaatttaatttaataatataaatagtagatataaataaaattattactatttatatttagtgtttttttttggataattttaattttttatttgagagtaaagagtgagaagtaaaagtttagagggaaaataaaaacttttggagaataaaagtttgagggaaagtaaatagaggagagtaaaattttggagggaaaatattaaaaacaatggGGGGATGAGTTTGGGGTAGATGAGAGGTGGGATGAGAAAGGAGTAAAAGTTATAGGGCGAAAGTGAGAGGAAATAAAAATAttgagggaaaagaaaaagttttaagggtttttagaagtcaaattttgagaaaaagtaaacgggagagtaaaattttggtgaaaAATAGATTTTGGGTAGATTGGAGGTTGGGATgggaggggagtaaaagttttggggagaaagtgggaaggagtaaaatttttgagggaaaaataaaaaggtttgggagtttggggtaaaaatataaaatattatagtttgatattcgaattatttgagttatttgaattcgaaaactcaactcCATCTGAActcaaaattcgaaaaaaattcgagttgactcgaataactcgaatagtttaacttgaaatttaaattttattttattttttcgagTAGAaacgagttttgctcacccctagttCAATTACCGAAATagataaaaaaatatatagatgTAAAAGTTATATTAACCCCTCTAGTTTTCTAATTTGCTGTCTAAGTAGAAATTCTTATTTGTCTCTACGTGAGGGTTTTTAAACAATGGGCTTTGGGATGGTCACTAAAGGGCTGTTGTTCATTTAAGCTTGTACATTCTTCGGATATTTGAGCGATGAGTTCATGGGCTTGAACAGAAAAGTTATGGGCAAATTGTTCCATTTAAAAAGAATACCGGCTTGAACCTTAAAAatctaatattattattttaaaaagaaatgaatgataaaatatattattttatatttgttataaaataaaagacagAACAAATAGAATGGAGAGTAAAGAGAgagtatttttttattaatgGTAATATTTAGAATGCTTCTCTAAAGAACGAAAAAAAATTCCTAATGAAGAAAAAAGAGTACACatatctataatacgcataatatgctACCTCATTTAAAaccttaccaggaaaacccaatgggacaaaacttCAGTTAGGGGAAAAAGAGTACAATGCGTATGTACTCCCCTCATGAAAACATCCatactttttttatattttacgtattcaatcttgaatactaattTTTTAAAAGACTATTTGAATGTATCTACTAAGTATTTATATCaccattcttttaaaagtcaTGAGTGAGAGAAAATTTTGGgagaaatatattttgatatcttcaggagtttcaacaataatcatgtaacatcccaaaaatcgagGGATAGTAGGATCGGGTTTGTGAACCGAGAGAGAGTgatcatgccttaatttttaaaattatttatg harbors:
- the LOC108485163 gene encoding probable lactoylglutathione lyase, chloroplastic isoform X1; amino-acid sequence: MATLPIASVSSSTMVFSMKTPPFPSNSLKHPYIRNSYNHLPSRRLALFQLGSVSAIPQSEFLGSIVSGKSENTATAIKEQDALNWVKNDSRRMLHVVYRVGDLEKTIKFYTECLGMKLSRKRDIPEEQYSNAFLGYGPEDSHFAVELTYNYGVDKYNIGNGFGHFGVAVNDVSKTVDLAKAKGGKVTRDPGPVKGGTRIIAFIEDPDGYTFELLERKPTPEPLCQVVLRVGDLDRSINFYKKAFGMELLRAKDNPEYKYTTAMMGYGPEDKDAVLELTYNYGVTEYDKGNGYAQIAIGTDDVYKTAEAIKLCGGTIILEPGPLPGINTKITACLDPDGWKSVFVDNIDFLKELE
- the LOC108485163 gene encoding probable lactoylglutathione lyase, chloroplastic isoform X2, with amino-acid sequence MATLPIASVSSSTMVFSMKTPPFPSNSLKHPYIRNSYNHLPSRRLALFQLGSVSAIPQSEFLGSIVSGKSENTATAIKEQDALNWVKNDSRRMLHVVYRVGDLEKTIKFYTECLGMKLSRKRDIPEEQYSNAFLGYGPEDSHFAVELTYNYGVDKYNIGNGFGHFGVAVNDVSKTVDLAKAKGGKVTRDPGPVKGGTRIIAFIEDPDGYTFELLERKPTPEPLCQVVLRVGDLDRSINFYKKAFGMELLRAKDNPEYKYTTAMMGYGPEDKDAVLELTYNYGVTEYDKGNGYAQIAIGTDDVYKTAEAIKLCGGTIILEPGPLPGINTKITACLDPDGWKSDC